A DNA window from Choloepus didactylus isolate mChoDid1 chromosome 9, mChoDid1.pri, whole genome shotgun sequence contains the following coding sequences:
- the LOC119544775 gene encoding uncharacterized protein LOC119544775, giving the protein MPRGSRPSLAHSRLSQEPHVAEVHRSQPTGGSCPLAPGRSQARAAPGHTELGGEGLVGGTPVTPRDGRLDPAGTRPSACWGTVFPPAPAVKTVLVPTAKTKAVAGGPLWRLFREGSACHPALGVQPRALGVGCVCFWRRRSLLGKIPALTAARNWDSNSGPAAWCPSHLCCRSPPQRTAPVREEHEAPEKCDRPRSSLSAGLAAGRGAAWGRTPEVCCTEDARSLVEVEAGSSF; this is encoded by the exons ATGCCTCGAGGTTCGAGGCCTTCGCTCGCTCACTCCCGCCTGTCACAGGAGCCGCACGTCGCAGAAGTGCACCGGTCCCAGCCCACGGGGGGCTCCTGCCCATTGGCCCCTGGCAGGTCACAAGCACGGGCCGCTCCTGGCCACACTGAGCTTGGGGGAGAAGGGCTCGTGGGAGGAACGCCTGTCACCCCGAGAGACGGGAGGCTGGACCCAGCTGGGACGAGGCCCAGTGCCTGTTGGGGCACCGTGTTTCCCCCAGCACCTGCGGTTAAGACGGTGCTAGTCCCGACAGCCAAAACCAAAGCAGTGGCAGGAGGGCCGCTGTGGCGTCTGTTCAGGGAGGGGAGCGCCTGCCACCCTGCGCTGGGCGTCCAGCCTCGGGCCCTGGGGGTGGGCTGCGTCTGCTTCTGGCGGCGACGCTCACTGCTCGGGAAGATCCCCGCGCTGACTGCTGCGCGGAACTGGGATTCGAACTCGGGCCCTGCAGCCTGGTGCCCGTCTCACCTCTGCTGCAGGAGCCCTCCACAAAGGACAGCGCCCGTCAGAGAAGAGCACGAGGCCCCCGAGAAATGCGATCGGCCACGCTCCAGCCTCTCGGCCGGCCTAGCCGCTGGTAGAGGCGCTGCCTGGGGCAG AACACCAGAAGTTTGCTGCACAGAAGACGCCAGATCACTTGTAGAAGTGGAAGCAGGTTCAA